A stretch of the Agelaius phoeniceus isolate bAgePho1 chromosome 1, bAgePho1.hap1, whole genome shotgun sequence genome encodes the following:
- the LOC143694637 gene encoding uncharacterized protein LOC143694637 isoform X5 yields the protein MALLLGAVLLAAGAAVPPAVPPAVPAPRELARSVLETHGQELRLLRLLGVARTSFDWGTHFSINFTARQPPCPKPAPDPRGCRGRPGRVQRCSAQVSVFTFLPDVPLSMVECGREPPGDSAQPRSPGTNPGHSSSSSSSSSSSSSGPPPRPRPPPGASLQGPSRRPLSPTEPQ from the exons AtggcgctgctgctgggggccgTGCTGCTGGCGGCGGGCGCTGccgtgcccccggccgtgcccccggccgtgcccgcGCCCCGGGAGCTGGCGCGCTCCGTGCTGGAGACGCACGGGCAGGAGCTGCGGCTGCTGCGGCTGCTGGGAGTGGCCAGGACG AGCTTCGACTGGGGGACCCACTTCAGCATCAACTTCACGGCCCGGCAGCCGCCCTGCCCCAAGCCCGCCCCGGACCCCCGCGGCTGCCGGGGCCGCCCGGGCAGG GTGCAGCGCTGCTCGGCCCAGGTGTCCGTGTTCACCTTCCTGCCCGACGTGCCGCTGTCGATGGTGGAGTGCGGCCGGGAGCCG CCCGGTGACagcgcccagccccgctcccccgGCACCAACCCAGGTCActcatcctcctcatcatcctcctcctcatcatcatcctcGGGGCCCCCTCCGCGGCCTCGGCCCCCTCCCGGCGCGTCCCTGCAGGGACCGTCCCGCCGCCCCCTGTCCCCAACAGAGCCGCAATAA
- the CAMP gene encoding cathelicidin antimicrobial peptide, whose product MPPPITGTHWDPPKRTATLRLGARPFPRGSPGAGPQPPVGDKRGPGVAVGTAMPSPWVLVLAVLGGACALPAPAPLSYTEALAQAVDSYNRQPEVQNAFRLLSAEPEPGPGVELSSLRRFNFSMMETECAASARTNTDDCDFKENGAIKECSGPVQFRQDSPEIDLSCFDASSDPVLIQRGRFGRFLRKVRRFRPRIKYELHLKGSVGLG is encoded by the exons ATGCCACCGCCCATCACGGGGAcacactgggacccccccaaaagAACGGCCACTCTGCGGCTTGGGGCCCGGCCTTTCCCaaggggcagccccggggcggGTCCCCAACCTCCCGTGGGGGATAAAAGGGGCCCGGGGGTGGCCGTGGGGACAGCGATGCCGAGCCCGTGGGTGCTGGTGCTGGCGGTGCTGGGGGGGGCCTGCGCCCTCCCCGCCCCGGCGCCCCTCTCCTACACCGAGGCGCTGGCGCAGGCCGTGGATTCCTACAACCGGCAGCCCGAGGTGCAGAACGCCTTCAGGCTGCTCAGCGCGgagcccgagcccggcccg GGCGTGGAGCTGAGCTCTCTGCGGAGATTCAACTTCAGCATGATGGAGACGGAGTGCGCCGCCAGCGCCCGCACCAACACCGACGACTGCGACTTCAAGGAGAAtggg GCCATCAAGGAGTGCTCGGGGCCGGTGCAGTTCCGGCAGGACTCGCCCGAGATCGACCTGAGCTGCTTCGACGCCTCCTCCGAC CCGGTTCTGATCCAGCGCGGCCGCTTCGGGCGCTTCCTGAGGAAGGTTCGGCGCTTCCGACCCCGGATCAAGTATGAACTCCACCTGAAGGGCTccgtggggctgggctga
- the LOC143694637 gene encoding uncharacterized protein LOC143694637 isoform X1 → MVHDPSGALRARLSPCHPGHSHTSSGQAGPGSCQGFGISPRAQPHPSVPGAGRSWMCPPAPLLVSAPAPSIPGTDSGCTCGCLYWGTVYILGSIMSISGYQCDLSGHIHFSHIYPLLASQEWESFGLFCAAQTLKRKNKKKHGQNEVVACGIFSSPGPLPMVSVGRGGSELRLGDPLQHQLHGPAAALPQARPGPPRLPGPPGQGERGVGPPNPGDRGVPGVLRPLCPQVQRCSAQVSVFTFLPDVPLSMVECGREPQPGDSAQPRSPGTNPGHSSSSSSSSSSSSSGPPPRPRPPPGASLQGPSRRPLSPTEPQ, encoded by the exons atgGTCCATGATCCCTCTGGAGCTCTCCGTGCCCGGCTCTCCCCGTGccaccctgggcacagccatACCTCCTCcgggcaggcagggccaggcagctgccagggatttgggatctccccccgtgcccagccccatcccagtgttccaggggctgggaggagctggatgtgccccccagccccgctcctggtgtctgctcctgctcccagcatccctgggacTGACTCTGGCTGTACATGTGGATGTCTATATTGGGGTACTGTGTATATTTTAGGGTCTATAATGAGCATATCTGGTTATCAATGTGATCTATCAGGACATATCCATTTCTCCCACATCTATCCACTGCTGGCTTCCCAGGAATGGGAATCCTTTGGacttttctgtgctgctcagactttaaaaaggaaaaataagaaaaaacacGGTCAGAATGAAGTTGTTGCCTGTGGcatcttctcttctccaggaccCCTCCCGATGGTCTCCGTGGGCAGAGGAGGCTCTG AGCTTCGACTGGGGGACCCACTTCAGCATCAACTTCACGGCCCGGCAGCCGCCCTGCCCCAAGCCCGCCCCGGACCCCCGCGGCTGCCGGGGCCGCCCGGGCAGGGTGAGCGTGGGGTGGGACCCCCGAACCCGGGGGATCGGGGGGTCCCCGGCGTGCTGAGGCCGCTGTGTCCGCAGGTGCAGCGCTGCTCGGCCCAGGTGTCCGTGTTCACCTTCCTGCCCGACGTGCCGCTGTCGATGGTGGAGTGCGGCCGGGAGCCG CAGCCCGGTGACagcgcccagccccgctcccccgGCACCAACCCAGGTCActcatcctcctcatcatcctcctcctcatcatcatcctcGGGGCCCCCTCCGCGGCCTCGGCCCCCTCCCGGCGCGTCCCTGCAGGGACCGTCCCGCCGCCCCCTGTCCCCAACAGAGCCGCAATAA
- the LOC143694637 gene encoding uncharacterized protein LOC143694637 isoform X6 encodes MKLLPVASSLLQDPSRWSPWAEEALSFDWGTHFSINFTARQPPCPKPAPDPRGCRGRPGRVQRCSAQVSVFTFLPDVPLSMVECGREPQPGDSAQPRSPGTNPGHSSSSSSSSSSSSSGPPPRPRPPPGASLQGPSRRPLSPTEPQ; translated from the exons ATGAAGTTGTTGCCTGTGGcatcttctcttctccaggaccCCTCCCGATGGTCTCCGTGGGCAGAGGAGGCTCTG AGCTTCGACTGGGGGACCCACTTCAGCATCAACTTCACGGCCCGGCAGCCGCCCTGCCCCAAGCCCGCCCCGGACCCCCGCGGCTGCCGGGGCCGCCCGGGCAGG GTGCAGCGCTGCTCGGCCCAGGTGTCCGTGTTCACCTTCCTGCCCGACGTGCCGCTGTCGATGGTGGAGTGCGGCCGGGAGCCG CAGCCCGGTGACagcgcccagccccgctcccccgGCACCAACCCAGGTCActcatcctcctcatcatcctcctcctcatcatcatcctcGGGGCCCCCTCCGCGGCCTCGGCCCCCTCCCGGCGCGTCCCTGCAGGGACCGTCCCGCCGCCCCCTGTCCCCAACAGAGCCGCAATAA
- the LOC143694637 gene encoding uncharacterized protein LOC143694637 isoform X3, translating into MALLLGAVLLAAGAAVPPAVPPAVPAPRELARSVLETHGQELRLLRLLGVARTVGKGVRGVLPAPAPSRAGPHGAFLPAELRLGDPLQHQLHGPAAALPQARPGPPRLPGPPGQGERGVGPPNPGDRGVPGVLRPLCPQVQRCSAQVSVFTFLPDVPLSMVECGREPQPGDSAQPRSPGTNPGHSSSSSSSSSSSSSGPPPRPRPPPGASLQGPSRRPLSPTEPQ; encoded by the exons AtggcgctgctgctgggggccgTGCTGCTGGCGGCGGGCGCTGccgtgcccccggccgtgcccccggccgtgcccgcGCCCCGGGAGCTGGCGCGCTCCGTGCTGGAGACGCACGGGCAGGAGCTGCGGCTGCTGCGGCTGCTGGGAGTGGCCAGGACGGTAGGAAAAGGGGTGCGGGGGGTGCTCCCGGCTCCGGCACCATCCCGTGCGGGGCCCCACGGAGCTTTTCTGCCGGCAGAGCTTCGACTGGGGGACCCACTTCAGCATCAACTTCACGGCCCGGCAGCCGCCCTGCCCCAAGCCCGCCCCGGACCCCCGCGGCTGCCGGGGCCGCCCGGGCAGGGTGAGCGTGGGGTGGGACCCCCGAACCCGGGGGATCGGGGGGTCCCCGGCGTGCTGAGGCCGCTGTGTCCGCAGGTGCAGCGCTGCTCGGCCCAGGTGTCCGTGTTCACCTTCCTGCCCGACGTGCCGCTGTCGATGGTGGAGTGCGGCCGGGAGCCG CAGCCCGGTGACagcgcccagccccgctcccccgGCACCAACCCAGGTCActcatcctcctcatcatcctcctcctcatcatcatcctcGGGGCCCCCTCCGCGGCCTCGGCCCCCTCCCGGCGCGTCCCTGCAGGGACCGTCCCGCCGCCCCCTGTCCCCAACAGAGCCGCAATAA
- the LOC143694637 gene encoding uncharacterized protein LOC143694637 isoform X2, with protein MVHDPSGALRARLSPCHPGHSHTSSGQAGPGSCQGFGISPRAQPHPSVPGAGRSWMCPPAPLLVSAPAPSIPGTDSGCTCGCLYWGTVYILGSIMSISGYQCDLSGHIHFSHIYPLLASQEWESFGLFCAAQTLKRKNKKKHGQNEVVACGIFSSPGPLPMVSVGRGGSELRLGDPLQHQLHGPAAALPQARPGPPRLPGPPGQGERGVGPPNPGDRGVPGVLRPLCPQVQRCSAQVSVFTFLPDVPLSMVECGREPPGDSAQPRSPGTNPGHSSSSSSSSSSSSSGPPPRPRPPPGASLQGPSRRPLSPTEPQ; from the exons atgGTCCATGATCCCTCTGGAGCTCTCCGTGCCCGGCTCTCCCCGTGccaccctgggcacagccatACCTCCTCcgggcaggcagggccaggcagctgccagggatttgggatctccccccgtgcccagccccatcccagtgttccaggggctgggaggagctggatgtgccccccagccccgctcctggtgtctgctcctgctcccagcatccctgggacTGACTCTGGCTGTACATGTGGATGTCTATATTGGGGTACTGTGTATATTTTAGGGTCTATAATGAGCATATCTGGTTATCAATGTGATCTATCAGGACATATCCATTTCTCCCACATCTATCCACTGCTGGCTTCCCAGGAATGGGAATCCTTTGGacttttctgtgctgctcagactttaaaaaggaaaaataagaaaaaacacGGTCAGAATGAAGTTGTTGCCTGTGGcatcttctcttctccaggaccCCTCCCGATGGTCTCCGTGGGCAGAGGAGGCTCTG AGCTTCGACTGGGGGACCCACTTCAGCATCAACTTCACGGCCCGGCAGCCGCCCTGCCCCAAGCCCGCCCCGGACCCCCGCGGCTGCCGGGGCCGCCCGGGCAGGGTGAGCGTGGGGTGGGACCCCCGAACCCGGGGGATCGGGGGGTCCCCGGCGTGCTGAGGCCGCTGTGTCCGCAGGTGCAGCGCTGCTCGGCCCAGGTGTCCGTGTTCACCTTCCTGCCCGACGTGCCGCTGTCGATGGTGGAGTGCGGCCGGGAGCCG CCCGGTGACagcgcccagccccgctcccccgGCACCAACCCAGGTCActcatcctcctcatcatcctcctcctcatcatcatcctcGGGGCCCCCTCCGCGGCCTCGGCCCCCTCCCGGCGCGTCCCTGCAGGGACCGTCCCGCCGCCCCCTGTCCCCAACAGAGCCGCAATAA
- the LOC143694637 gene encoding uncharacterized protein LOC143694637 isoform X4: MALLLGAVLLAAGAAVPPAVPPAVPAPRELARSVLETHGQELRLLRLLGVARTSFDWGTHFSINFTARQPPCPKPAPDPRGCRGRPGRVQRCSAQVSVFTFLPDVPLSMVECGREPQPGDSAQPRSPGTNPGHSSSSSSSSSSSSSGPPPRPRPPPGASLQGPSRRPLSPTEPQ; this comes from the exons AtggcgctgctgctgggggccgTGCTGCTGGCGGCGGGCGCTGccgtgcccccggccgtgcccccggccgtgcccgcGCCCCGGGAGCTGGCGCGCTCCGTGCTGGAGACGCACGGGCAGGAGCTGCGGCTGCTGCGGCTGCTGGGAGTGGCCAGGACG AGCTTCGACTGGGGGACCCACTTCAGCATCAACTTCACGGCCCGGCAGCCGCCCTGCCCCAAGCCCGCCCCGGACCCCCGCGGCTGCCGGGGCCGCCCGGGCAGG GTGCAGCGCTGCTCGGCCCAGGTGTCCGTGTTCACCTTCCTGCCCGACGTGCCGCTGTCGATGGTGGAGTGCGGCCGGGAGCCG CAGCCCGGTGACagcgcccagccccgctcccccgGCACCAACCCAGGTCActcatcctcctcatcatcctcctcctcatcatcatcctcGGGGCCCCCTCCGCGGCCTCGGCCCCCTCCCGGCGCGTCCCTGCAGGGACCGTCCCGCCGCCCCCTGTCCCCAACAGAGCCGCAATAA